Genomic segment of Dehalococcoidia bacterium:
CCGAAGCCCATATCGGAGCCGCCAAACTTGCCGAGAGCAAGCACGGCCCATTTACACTCGGAGCCGTCTTCGAGGCGTGGGACTCCGAACCGGGAGCGTGCCGAGTCGATGCCGAGCTCGAAGGCCTTCTCGACAACCGCCTCGGCGAGGGTCGACATCTCTGCCCCGAACTGCCTGCGGTCGATCCTGTCGGTTATGTACCTCAGGTCGATCCTGAACATCTGGCGATCTTTGAAGTCGTTCAGCGCCCTGACGCGGTCGGCGTGACCGGAGCACTCAGCCAGGAGAGCTTCGAGCGAGTCCGTCAGGACGGCCCTCGAGCAGCTGGCGTGGAGACCGGGTATGTCCAGCAGAACGGGAAAGAGGTTCTCGTGCTGGACGCGCAGGAACTCCTCCCAGAGGAACCGGCTCGTGCCCATCATCTCAGCCAGGGTCTCAAGCACGCCGGGAGACTCGAGATCCTCAAGTTCGGATGTCCAGTCAGAGCGAGAGAGAAGCTGGGAAGTCAGGAGGTTGAACTGCCTCAGAGCCTGACCGGGGTCGGGTGCGGTGGGAAGCAGATGGGTGAACTGCTTAATGAGCGCTGCGGCGGCCCTGATCTGTTCGAGTCGACGTTTGGACTCGATCTTCTCTCCTGAGGGCTCAGTGAGCCAGAAGGTGTCGCGGACGGTGTCCCCGTCCGTTCTTATCCTGGCCCTGACGACGTTCACACGAACGCTGGAGAGCGCGGTGCTGAAGGCAAACAGGAAGCCCGGTGTATCACCAGACGTAATCTCCAGTACGGAGTGATCGTCTGATCTCTTGTTGTCAGTGGTGATATCCGCCGGCAGTTTTCCATCTGTCCAGTTTTCAGAGGCAGGCATCGTATGCGAGAAGCGTTCAATCACCTCCAGACGGGCGGCGTCGAACTTCCCAGTGGCCGACTGCTGGCCCGCGCGCTCGATGTCACTCTTGAGCGCATCCCAATCGGGCGGCTGTCCGGAGCGAGACCTGAGGTTGAACAGCATCACTGCCCAGGGTGTGGAGGTCTTTCTGTAGAGGGTCTTCCTGGGTCGGCGACGGACCACCTGCCCATTGGCATGTCTCCTCGTTCGCCTCCGGGACGTACCGGTGAAGGTCGGCGTTGAGACGGTGTGAGCGACTGTGAAGGTATCGGCCTGGACGATGTCGAGTCCGTGGGCTGTCAGCAGCCCGCTCACCAGAGACAGCGTTCCAACGCGGTCGGCGATGCATACTCCCAGCTGACACTCATGGGATGAGGTCTCACGCACCTGGATCTCGACGTCGGACACGGACTTAACCGCATCGAGCAGTTGCCAGCCCAGGTCCACGTCGCCGGGGTGCAACTCGGCCATGGCTCCCGACCACTGTGCCAGGAGCGCGTCCAGGGATTCAGGTGAGGTGGGTGTCGTCATTGGTATGCGAGGATGTCACCCTTACCCCCGTATCGGGTACGGGGCAGGCTCTGAGGTAGAGAGGGCCTGTTGGAAGAGACTGTGTCGTTTGGTAGGCAGTGTTTTCACCCTCACCCCTGGATCAAGTCCGGGGCAGGCTCTAACCCTCTCCCTGAGGGAGAGGGGACTTTAGATTCCTTAGGGAAGCAGGCACCTACCAGATTGACACAGCTTCCTGTTGGTGGCGAGTTAGGTGCTGCCCGGTAAGTTCATGATAGCATGGGGAGTCTTAATCAACCCCGTATCGGATTACGGGGCAAGCCCGGAGGGGGTATGCCCGGAGTAGAAGCACTGATAGAGGCGTTTGCGGACAGGATCCTGCTGCGTCCTCGTCACGATCTCCCCAACCTGGTGGACCTCGCGGGGGCGGTTGCGAGGCTGTGCGGCGTCGACCTCAAGCTGACGGGTCATGCCGAGGATATGGTCGAAGCTATCGGGGCGGCGGACCACCTAGTGCTCACACTTGCGGACGGCGTGGGTATGAACATGGTGGAGACGCTGCCTGAGGACTCGTTCCTGCCGACTCACCTGCACAGCGACATGCTGACGGTCTTTCCCTCCACGACCTCTGTTGCGCTCACGTCGCTGACAACCGCTCAGTGGCCAGCGGAGCACGGGGTCATGGGCTGGTGGACCTACCTTCCCGAGATGAACGGCGTAGCGACCATACTCCAGTACACCGACCGCGGCACAGGCGCAGACCTAATGAAGCGGGGAATCGATCCGGAGCGGACTTTTCCGGTCAAGTCGGCCTGGTCGCGAATGACGCGGGACGGACTGGTCGTCGTGCCAGAGCGAATCAAGGACTCGGTCTACTCGAACTACTTCAACGGCGGGCTCAAGAGCTTTGGGTACAAGTCTCTCTCGGAAGCGGTCAACGTGGTGTCCGAGCGTGTGCTGAACGCCAGCGAACCTACATTCACGTACCTGTATGTGCCGCGCGTTGACAGCCTCGCGCACCTGCACGGGATGGCACGGCCGGAGGTGCTGCAAGCGCTGGTCGAGCTGGACAACGAGCTGTCGCGGCTGCACTCGGCCATCGGCGACAAGGGACGCATGGTGGTCACGGCCGATCACGGTCTGCTGGATGCGACCGCGGCTCAGCGTCACACGCTCCGTCCCA
This window contains:
- a CDS encoding alkaline phosphatase family protein — translated: MPGVEALIEAFADRILLRPRHDLPNLVDLAGAVARLCGVDLKLTGHAEDMVEAIGAADHLVLTLADGVGMNMVETLPEDSFLPTHLHSDMLTVFPSTTSVALTSLTTAQWPAEHGVMGWWTYLPEMNGVATILQYTDRGTGADLMKRGIDPERTFPVKSAWSRMTRDGLVVVPERIKDSVYSNYFNGGLKSFGYKSLSEAVNVVSERVLNASEPTFTYLYVPRVDSLAHLHGMARPEVLQALVELDNELSRLHSAIGDKGRMVVTADHGLLDATAAQRHTLRPNREIQPLMISPPSGDARVMYLPTWSWAGDRMRRYFDRRFGERFAVIDLEEAIKLEMLGPEPPSDVAMQRLGNQIAISTGPDMLEYNAARGPGRMVQLNCHHSGLTPEEMRIPFIVA